The Chitinivibrionales bacterium genome segment GCAGTTCTCCGTACTCATTGACGAATTTCGGTTTGAACCCGGGTGCAACCTATGCCTGGGCGGTTGTTGTTTCTGACGGAGATTTGAAAGACACATCTGAAGTGCGTTCGTTTCACACTAAAACCTGCAGCCTTCATGGAAAGATGTATTGACATTTAAAAACTATCGAAATCAGACTTTGAGAATTTACCTTCACAACCAGATTGCAGCCAAATCCCCTGGCCACAACCTTTCCTTTGAAATAACATCAGGTCCAGCCGGCGCCCGAATACAAAATGACACGTTAATCTGGGCGCGGCCTCACAATGATATTCAAACAAAAGCCGTTCAGATAACCGCAACCGACAGTTGGGCCATCGAACCTCGTTCAGGTATCGGCAATTTCACGATAAATGCTGATATGACCGAACCTGCAGGAATGAGATTTATTCCTTCAAAAGATACCACATTCCAGATGGGGAGCTGGTGGACAGTAAATTCGGAATACATGAACCCGCACGATGCCAGACTTACTTATGATTTCTTCATAGATACGACTGAAATAACACAACAGCATTTCGAAAAATACTTCCCAATAAACCCATCAAGTGTGAAAAACCCGTTAATGCCTGTAACAGATATCAGTTGGTTTGCTGCAGCATTGTTTTGCAATAAAAGAAGTGCTGCAGAAGGGTTAGAAGTAGTATATGAGTACGATCAAATTCTCGGCTCGGTTGCAGATTCTTGCAAGATGGTAAATTTAACCATACACTACGATCGTGACGGATACCGGCTTCCGGTAGAAGCAGAATGGGAATTTGCTTATCGCGCACGCTCTTCAAATGATTATTATTGGAGCCATAATTTCTACAACGGGTATCCGACAACTCAGGAGAGATCAACAATTGAGACCTATGAATATTGGGAAGGTATTCACATGAATTCTCAACAATCGATAGTTGCTTCTAAATTGCCGAATAATTTTGGGCTGTATGATATGGCAGCAAATGTTGGAGAAATTATAAACGATTATTACAATTATTCTTACGGCACTATAGATTTAATAGATCCCAAAGGGCCTGTGACTGGAACCGACCGGACAATGCGATTTGGAAATTATAGCGAATACCCCGTGTGGCTGACAGCCTGGGCGCATTTCCCAATTTCACCAACAAGCACTAACTCGATACGCGGATTTCGCTGCATGCGAGTCCGGAGATAAAATTTTCATATACTATTTTAATGCTGTCTGCGTAAAAACCGTTTTCCATTTATAGAAATTCTAAATGGCACTCTTTAAAAACAGCCGCTCCAATATTTTGCTATCGCCAC includes the following:
- a CDS encoding SUMF1/EgtB/PvdO family nonheme iron enzyme — protein: MTFKNYRNQTLRIYLHNQIAAKSPGHNLSFEITSGPAGARIQNDTLIWARPHNDIQTKAVQITATDSWAIEPRSGIGNFTINADMTEPAGMRFIPSKDTTFQMGSWWTVNSEYMNPHDARLTYDFFIDTTEITQQHFEKYFPINPSSVKNPLMPVTDISWFAAALFCNKRSAAEGLEVVYEYDQILGSVADSCKMVNLTIHYDRDGYRLPVEAEWEFAYRARSSNDYYWSHNFYNGYPTTQERSTIETYEYWEGIHMNSQQSIVASKLPNNFGLYDMAANVGEIINDYYNYSYGTIDLIDPKGPVTGTDRTMRFGNYSEYPVWLTAWAHFPISPTSTNSIRGFRCMRVRR